Below is a window of Nocardia asteroides DNA.
ACCCGGCCCGTCGAGGAGCCCGCCGACCTGATCGCCCGGCTGTGGCCACTGGCCGACTGGTCCGCGCGCGGCCACGCCCTGCTCGCCGCCATCGAAACCCCGGACCCCACCGCCCGTTTCGCCGCGATCTGCGCGGGCCTGGACCACCTCACCACCGACCCGGTCCTGCCCGCCGACCTAGCCCCCGCCGACTGGCCGGCGACCCGCCTGCGCACCGTCACCGCCGACTATCTCGCGTGGTTCGCCGCGCAGGGATCCACTCCCGGCTGACGCGCGCCGGGCCCGGACAGCGCCGGCCGCTCGACCGGCCGGCGCGTCGGTACGCTCGATCCGGTGATCGACGTGCGCCCGATCGAACCCCGCGACGCCGACGGCTTCGTCGCCGCGTTCGAGTCCGTCGCGGCCGAGGGCCGCTGGATCGGCACCGAACTGCCGGTCGACGACGAACGACGTGCCCGCTGGCGCGAATCCGCGCGGGGCGCCACCGCGGGCGCGCACACCCTGGTGGCCGTCGACGGCGAGCTGGTCGTCGGCTTCGCCCGCGTCGAGATACGGCACGGCCATGCGCACTTCGCGATGGCGCTGGTGTCGCAGTACCGCGGCCGGGGACTGGGCCGTCGCCTGCTCGCCGCGTGTGTGGACTGGGCGCGCGAGCACGATGCGCACAAGATCGACCTCGAGGTCTGGCCGCACAACGGCGCCGCCCGGCGCCTCTACGAAGGAGCGGGGTTCGTCGTCGAGGGTCGTCGCCGCAGGCACTGGCGCCGCGGCAACGGCGAACTGTGGGACTCGATCGAGATGAGCCTGGTCCTCGACGAGCACTCGCCGGGCAGCCCGTATCCCGACGATCCAGGCGGTTCGCGCGCTACGTTCCCGTCGGGAGAAGCGCGGGGGAGCGGGAATACCTGATCTTGTTCGGGTTGGTTCGGGTGTGGTGCCGGGAGAGTTGAGGTTGTCGCGTCTACCATGGACCGTGCCGTGCGACGTGGCGGCGCCGCATGGTGCATGGGGAAGGGCCCGCCCCGAGTTCTTCGGGGCGGGCCGCACCAGCCTCGCCGAGGCGCTGTGGCCGCCGCGCTGATCAAGCGGCACAGGGGAATTCAGTGCGCGATGCCGAGCAGTCCGAGGGCGAACCCGGCGTAGTCGGTGGCGATCTGCTCGGGCGTGGCCGGGCCGTCGAGCCGGAACCATTGCGGCAGAGCGGTGCACATCGTGGCGATGGCGCGACCCGCGGCGCGCGCGTGCTCGGTGCCGCGGCCCGCCTCGGTGAGCGCGGCGTCGATGTCGGCGTCGAGCAGATACTGGATCTCGTTGCGGGACGCCGCGATCCGGCGCCGATTCGCGGGTTCGAGGCTGCGCATCTCGCTGGCGCCGATGAAGGCGAGCTCGCGGCGGTGGGTGTGGAACAGTGCCAGTGCTTCCACGACCCGCGTCACCCGCTCGCGCCCGGTGCGCGCCTCCGCGCGGGCCGCCGCGATCCGCCGGTGCAGCTCGTCCATGGTGAGGTCGAGGGCCCGCACGAGCAGGTCCTGCTTGTCACGGTAGTGGTGGTAGACGCCGGGCACGCTCATGCCGGCGCGCAGGGCGATCGAGCGCATGGTGGCGCCGTGATACCCGGTCTCGACGAAGGAGTCGATGGCGGCCGCGAGGACGGGATCGATCTCCAGTGGCGGGAACGCCCGCCAGGCCACGGCCGGTTCGCCGGCGGGGGCGTGCACGGTGCCGGCGCGAGGCGGCGGCACCGGCTGCTCGCCGAGCAACCACGGCGTCGGCACGCGGAGTTCGGCCGCCAGC
It encodes the following:
- a CDS encoding TetR family transcriptional regulator, which produces MNTTEGDSATLGARLREARTAAGLSLREVARRIEVSPATLSAVETGKTGVSVPRLRRLAAELRVPTPWLLGEQPVPPPRAGTVHAPAGEPAVAWRAFPPLEIDPVLAAAIDSFVETGYHGATMRSIALRAGMSVPGVYHHYRDKQDLLVRALDLTMDELHRRIAAARAEARTGRERVTRVVEALALFHTHRRELAFIGASEMRSLEPANRRRIAASRNEIQYLLDADIDAALTEAGRGTEHARAAGRAIATMCTALPQWFRLDGPATPEQIATDYAGFALGLLGIAH
- a CDS encoding GNAT family N-acetyltransferase gives rise to the protein MIDVRPIEPRDADGFVAAFESVAAEGRWIGTELPVDDERRARWRESARGATAGAHTLVAVDGELVVGFARVEIRHGHAHFAMALVSQYRGRGLGRRLLAACVDWAREHDAHKIDLEVWPHNGAARRLYEGAGFVVEGRRRRHWRRGNGELWDSIEMSLVLDEHSPGSPYPDDPGGSRATFPSGEARGSGNT